The Lucilia cuprina isolate Lc7/37 chromosome 5, ASM2204524v1, whole genome shotgun sequence genome includes a window with the following:
- the LOC111676629 gene encoding uncharacterized protein LOC111676629 — protein sequence MAENIPRARPSIHDRRDSQTPQREEFINEGNDSSQSILQSSQEQITTESGGSDLEGFEDEIIYNSKGYKLRPDFNVSRSVPRTPQRPKPKPVVSSPKSPQYANEKATMPLPQVQHSLSPFHILLISFTLLLASWYFVPREVKPRNCSFDALQEKYTQENPHIWRTLSVGIETILNRRTEQPAVYLFAHHGGPNVFRLIKDIARHSSGCFGKQMLPIEMEGNDFISAPGVEDDYGFAIQKYKAKIKEGNVILIANLNEIPAEAARALHTICDTHSPIAKDVVIFLTLTLSVEAEGSATAKAEYTLEELWSSKLIRSELDPLITRVTDQVVVLQS from the exons ATGGCGGAAAACATACCCAGAGCTCGACCTTCTATACACGATAGGCGTGACTCACAAACACCCCAACGTGAGGAATTTATCAATGAGGGAAATGATTCGTCGCAGTCGATCTTGCAGAGTAGTCAAGAACAAATTACAACAGAATCGGGTGGTTCTGATCTTGAGGGATTCGAAGATGAAATCATTTACAATAGTAAGGGTTATAAATTAAGACCTGATTTTAATGTATCACGAAGTGTGCCACGAACACCTCAAAGGCCAAAACCCAAACCGGTAGTTAGTTCTCCCAAATCTCCACAATACGCAAATGAAAAAGCAACTATGCCTTTGCCACAAGTTCAACATAGTCTTTCTCCTTTTCATAtacttttaataagttttacaCTATTACTGGCGTCTTGGTATTTTGTACCAAGAGAAGTAAAACCCAGAAATTGTTCTTTTGATGCCTTACAAGAAAAATATACCCAAGAAAATCCTCATATATGGCGCACTTTATCAGTGGGCATAGAAACGATTTTAAATAGAAGAACTGAACAGCCGGCGGTATATTTATTTGCTCATCATGGTGGTCCAAATGTTTTTCGTTTAATAAAAGATATAGCGCGCCATTCGTCGGgttgttttggtaaacaaatGCTGCCCATTGAAATGGAGGGTAATGATTTTATATCAGCTCCCGGTGTGGAAGATGATTATGGTTTTGCCATTCAGAAATATAAGGCAAAAATTAAAGAGGGTAATGTTATATTGATAGCTAATCTAAATGAG ATACCAGCCGAAGCCGCCAGAGCTTTACATACTATATGTGATACTCATAGTCCTATTGCTAAGGATGTGGTTATATTTTTGACCCTTACTTTATCCGTAGAGGCCGAGG GCAGTGCCACTGCAAAAGCTGAATATACTTTAGAAGAACTGTGGAGCTCGAAACTAATACGCAGTGAATTGGATCCTTTAATAACACGTGTCACCGATCAAGTGGTTGTTTTGCAAagttga
- the LOC111676605 gene encoding trafficking protein particle complex subunit 8, with protein sequence MIHLTGQNYNTREIVQNIFSPLIGVLSSPYADEVCHRNNLSFVELLQPFAKLQNDAHFRDVSGTSVSIRGLRLNFCDVDWRPPQTVLARKMLNESVTNAHNDKTKVVHMGDVSLEVPTSEPWFENWRETFLTVQFPADHEFTRHLLSCLIVLSSGDPNIVETAHKLSQNVHQMQSVTPQKLPKWFQSSDVLNSYVVLHEGSQGDLSRAQQGYEMLKSTFGDTKCFLIQINSLDSNVTSEVPDYWAPFLRRQPKSSDNLGSAGTGGDQLSGHKTPQDNLSVTGLPTMQMSVLSDAVANSDSGDFAGIMHPLSPVQENATEAINSKFSISSESIASQTINPNVWTGDYDAPHGQCLNSMDVENLRHFVQDYAVRALIPYVEHLVGILNEAVTNKKGVSKSLLSATKRWFVTSKPGASVSNQNAVIYTHESAELQTRKLGDLYFMFGHYNMAFQAYHQAKRDFNADSAWQYYAGALEMAALSAFMLGTANRKTYDYMEDAIVCYLNTCRLQQFATRATLLSMECLKTARYYGEAAKQLIRMTSEESDLRSALLLEQAAYCFLASSPAMHRTYAFQIVLSGNRYSRAGQRKHAYRCYSQAYQVFQHKGWSLAEDNIQHTMAKQAYMLKKLEEASRSLAHLLRPGSLQNGQQQMSFLKEFIQTQNEYIKRHPELGLLAHALPQVVQDSIKVLTLSPVPTANANHVPASNIDINADLNEESVWHKIEEMIVTTASANKPLVFKPSRSLFTKENPTTDNPLAVQGEPIEIAVTISNTIRCSIILNNVELLWRLKLDNEEELTNVSLFENAAENPNKAAVMAAIKTSGLQTLQLEEKGSQTLHFKLTPKLTGRLTIVGIVANVASAAEPHNTLMGSLQFETQTFRPPGKQSKQTLFDQKLNIRVIPAVPWLNVSFSNIPTDLIAGEIMPVTIALRNEGIKPIEEIYLGCDNPRWLTLQDKEADIPLSILSSLKDLNNEKLVKDKEIRRQHVFRLLKNKSNDNVALKAQEATTITAWLQAPFDKGDYTLRLLFYYALPSSDSSLKYRLVRHNWKFNIHESLHTEVSCVVSNSVIGELGLNIEVRNENKLHHPLMSELYINSLALYCDQFKLNKEKFYLMNQMEISGGLLGDRCLKSTKSASFQCRLLKPFNAEPLPSNFPPQDILKARLSYMDVMPMKTTTPHPEHNIPKISEMYSFLANHETIYFNTNITTEEFNNTIASYEPHTTLAICWTAAIVQNSIQRLAYGQHFVQLKYLYEKKSCPMTGELKQFKNLDKDQDKLLTITEFSQKKSQEINEVLVDDKIKAEQLQTFDDDEDDFWEPNDTYVGQRCLLEDETFLVTTKA encoded by the exons ATGATACACTTGACTGGACAAAATTATAATACTCGAGAAATTGTGCAAAATATTTTCTCCCCTTTAATAGGTGTACTCAGTAGTCCCTATGCCGATGAGGTGTGTCATCGTAACAATTTATCATTTGTGGAATTGTTGCAACCTTTTGCTAAATTGCAAAATGatg CTCATTTTCGTGATGTTTCGGGCACTAGTGTTTCCATTAGAGGCCTGCGTTTGAATTTCTGTGATGTAGACTGGCGTCCACCACAAACGGTGTTGGCACGTAAAATGCTCAACGAATCAGTGACCAATGCCCATAATGATAAAACCAAAGTAGTACACATGG GTGACGTCAGCTTAGAGGTGCCCACCTCGGAACCTTGGTTTGAAAATTGGCGTGAAACTTTTTTGACAGTACAATTTCCTGCTGATCATGAATTTACACGTCATTTACTTAGCTGTCTCATTGTATTATCTAGTGGTGATCCCAATATTGTAGAAACCGCCCACAAATTGTCGcaaaatgttcatcaaatgcAAAGTGTTACACCCCAAAAGCTACCCAAATGGTTTCAATCATCAGATGTACTCAATAGCTATGTCGTACTGCACGAAGGCAGTCAGGGTGATTTGTCTAGGGCTCAACAGGGTTATGAAATGTTAAAGTCTACTTTTGGTGACACTAAATGTTTTCTAATACAAATCAATTCTTTGGATTCGAATGTAACCAGTGAGGTGCCTGATTACTGGGCACCATTTTTGAGAAGACAACCAAAGTCTTCGGATAATTTAGGTTCTGCTGGCACGGGTGGTGATCAATTGAGTGGTCATAAAACTCCGCAGGATAATCTATCGGTTACGGGTTTGCCTACCATGCAAATGTCCGTTTTAAGTGATGCTGTGGCTAATAGTGATTCAGGAGATTTTGCGGGTATAATGCATCCTCTAAGTCCCGTGCAGGAGAATGCCACTGAGGCCATA AATTCGAAATTTTCCATAAGCAGTGAAAGTATTGCTTCACAAACTATAAATCCCAATGTTTGGACCGGAGACTATGATGCACCTCATGGACAGTGTCTAAACTCTATGGATGTGGAAAATTTAAGACATTTTGTACAAGATTATGCGGTCAGAGCTTTAATACCCTATGTAGAACATTTGGTGGGCATACTAAATGAAGCA GTCACAAATAAAAAAGGAGTTAGTAAGTCTTTATTAAGTGCCACAAAACGTTGGTTTGTTACCAGCAAACCGGGAGCCAGTGTTAGCAATCAAAATGCTGTCAT ttACACCCATGAATCGGCTGAACTACAGACCCGTAAATTGGGtgatttgtattttatgtttggCCATTATAATATGGCTTTCCAGGCCTATCATCAGGCTAAAAGAGATTTTAATGCCGATTCTGCTTGGCAGTATTATGCTGGAGCTTTAGAAATGGCTGCTCTATCGGCTTTTATGTTGGGTACAGCCAATCGTAAAACTTATGACTACATGGAGGATGCCATAGTGTGCTATTTAAACACCTGCAGACTCCAGCAATTTGCCACTCGCGCCACCTTATTAAGTATGGAATGCTTGAAGACAGCTCGTTATTATGGCGAGGCAGCCAAACAATTAATACGCATGACTAGTGAAGAATCTGATTTGCGTTCTGCTTTACTGCTGGAACAGGCTGCCTATTGTTTTCTAGCCTCTTCACCGGCCATGCATCGCACCTATGCCTTTCAAATTGTTTTATCTGGCAATCGTTATTCTCGTGCTGGTCAACGTAAGCATGCCTATCGTTGTTATAGTCAAGCCTATCAAGTATTTCAACATAAAGGCTGGAGTTTGGCTGAGGATAATATACAACATACCATGGCCAAACAGGCATATATGCTGAAGAAACTAGAGGAGGCCAGTCGTTCGTTGGCTCATCTTTTGAGACCGGGTAGTCTGCAGAATGGTCAACAGCAAATGAGCTTTCTTAAAGAGTTTATACAAACACAAAAT GAATATATAAAACGCCATCCTGAATTGGGTTTATTGGCTCATGCTTTGCCCCAAGTAGTACAAGACTCCATAAAAGTACTTACTCTATCACCTGTACCTACTGCTAATGCTAATCATGTGCCAGCCTCTAATATTGATATAAAT GCCGATTTAAATGAAGAATCTGTTTGGCATAAAATCGAAGAAATGATTGTTACTACTGCTTCTGCCAATAAGCCTTTGGTTTTTAAACCTTCTAGAAGTTTATTTACCAAAGAAAATCCTACAACAGATAATCCTTTAGCAGTTCAAGGAG AACCTATTGAAATAGCTGTAACAATTTCAAATACCATACGCTGCAGTATTATCCTTAATAATGTAGAACTTTTATGGCGTTTAAAGCTAGACAATGAGGAGGAGTTAACCAATGTTAGTCTATTTGAAAATGCTGCAGAAAATCCCA ACAAAGCTGCTGTTATGGCGGCCATAAAAACTAGTGGTCTACAAACTTTGCAACTTGAGGAAAAGGGCAGTCAAACATTACACTTCAAATTGACGCCCAAATTAACGGGACGTCTTACTATAGTGGGTATTGTGGCAAATGTGGCCTCGGCAGCTGAACCTCACAACACTTTAATGGGTTCTTTGCAATTTGAGACGCAAACCTTTAGGCCACCAGGCAAACAAAGTAAACAGACATTATTTGATCAGAAACTTAATATACGTGTTATACCAGCTGTGCCCTGGTTAAATGTTAGCTTCTCCAATATACCCACTGATTTAATAGCGGGAGAGATTATGCCAGTTACTATAGCCTTAAGAAATGAGGGTATAAAACCTATAGAAGAAATCTATTTAGGTTGTGACAATCCCAGATGGCTGACTCTACAAGACAAAGAGGCAGATATTCCACTGTCCATACTAAGTT CTCTCAAAGatttaaacaatgaaaaattgGTTAAAGACAAAGAAATACGTCGACAACATGTTTTTCGTTTACTTAAGAACAAATCTAATGACAATGTCGCCCTCAAAGCTCAAGAAGCCACCACAATTACAGCCTGGCTACAGGCACCCTTTGATAAGGGTGATTACACTTTACGTTTATTGTTCTATTATGCTTTACCTTCTTCAGATTCAAGTCTTAAATATCGTTTAGTACGTCACAATTGGAAATTTAATATACACGAAAGTTTACACACCGAAGTTAGTTGTGTTGTTAGCAACTCGGTCATTGGTGAATTGGGTCTTAATATCGAGGTACgcaatgaaaataaattgcatcatCCCTTAATGTCGGAATTGTACATTAATTCGTTGGCCCTGTATTGTGATCAATTTAAACTGAATAAGGAAAAGTTCTATT taATGAATCAAATGGAGATCAGTGGTGGTCTTTTGGGAG ATCGCTGTCTTAAATCCACCAAATCTGCCAGTTTTCAATGTCGTCTTCTTAAACCTTTTAATGCAGAACCACTGCCCTCTAACTTCCCCCCACAAGATATACTCAAGGCACGCCTCTCCTATATGGATGTTATGCCTATGAAAACAACTACACCTCATCCAGAACATAACATTCCAAAAATTTCCGAAATGTATAGTTTTCTCGCCAATCATGAAACTATATATTTCAATACGAACATAACAACCGAAGAGTTTAATAATACCATTGCCTCCTATGAACCACACACTACTTTGGCCATCTGCTGGACAGCTGCTATTGTACAAAATTCCATACAACGTTTAGCTTATGGACAACATTTTGtacaattgaaatatttatatgaaaagaaaTCGTGTCCGATGACGGGcgaattaaaacaatttaaaaatctcGATAAAGATCAGGATAAACTCTTGACTATTACGGAATTTTCACAAAAGAAATCACAAGAAATTAACGAAGTATTAGTGGATGATAAGATAAAGGCGGAACAATTACAAACATTCgatgatgatgaggatgatTTTTGGGAACCGAATGATACATATGTGGGACAGCGGTGTTTGTTGGAGGATGAAACATTTTTAGTAACAACAAAAGCTTAA
- the LOC111676630 gene encoding uncharacterized protein C1450.15 — protein sequence MVIKFDTQKTKHQLFHLSISLGVILICMTYMQYRRNWTHLGSFWDSLIIPIVFTGEMLKVILCCYYGRHDDPLLTQKQKQKKAAYFTPKDLASGLLLQFLCTLLYGFVCIILGAPVLQNYEQTFVLSLLLTLLSVSPTVFLLGGGGALQVCFCEKPDFLTKSEETALHLFKYNAIGGILGAWAGSIVSPLDWDREWQAYPIPNVVGALLGSALANIYGCSCVLYATGKAYMNKKRS from the coding sequence ATggtcataaaatttgatacacAAAAAACCAAACATCAACTCTTCCATTTATCCATTAGTTTGGGTGTAATATTGATCTGTATGACCTATATGCAGTATCGCAGAAATTGGACGCACCTAGGAAGTTTTTGGGATTCACTCATTATACCCATAGTCTTTACCGGCGAAATGCTTAAAGTTATACTTTGCTGCTATTATGGCCGTCACGATGATCCTTTGCTAAcgcaaaagcaaaaacaaaaaaaggctgCCTATTTTACGCCCAAAGATTTAGCTAGCGGTTTGCTATTGCAATTTTTGTGTACACTATTGTATGGGTTTGTGTGTATAATTTTGGGAGCGCCTGTTCTACAGAATTATGAACAAACATTTGTACTATCATTGCTGCTGACACTGCTGTCCGTCTCCCCTACGGTATTTCTGTTGGGCGGTGGCGGTGCTTTGCAGGTGTGCTTCTGTGAAAAACCcgattttctaacaaaaagtgAAGAGACTGCATTGCATTTGTTTAAGTATAATGCCATTGGTGGTATTTTGGGTGCCTGGGCTGGTTCGATTGTTTCTCCACTGGATTGGGATCGTGAGTGGCAAGCTTATCCCATACCCAATGTTGTGGGTGCCTTATTGGGCAGTGCTTTGGCTAATATATATGGCTGCTCTTGTGTTTTGTATGCTACTGGTAAAGcgtatatgaataaaaaacgTTCTTAA